The Balneola vulgaris DSM 17893 DNA segment GTGTTGTGATGTCATGTTTCCGACTACATACACTGATATTGTTAAACGAATTGAAACCGTAGACCCTATTAGCTACGGCAAAACTAGAAACTATATAGATGGGGACGTTAGCTACCTGTCCCCCTATATTTCCAGAGGAGTTATTTCTACACGACAAGTAATGGAAATCACTCTAGAACGTGGCTTCCAAACCAGTGAGATCCAAAAGTTTTTGCAGGAACTTGCTTGGAGAGATTACTGGCAACTCATTTGGTTATCAAAGGGCGCGCAAATCTTTGAAGACCTTCGCCATCCTCAGCCTCAAGTTCAGCATCATGATGTTCCCTCTGCTTTGATTAATGCCAATACAGGAATCGAAGCTATTGATACAGCCATTGAGGAATTCTACCAAACAGGCTATCTACACAATCATGTAAGAATGTATATAGCTTCTATTGCTTGCAACATTGGCAAAGCTCATTGGTGGGCGCCTTCACAATGGATGTACTATCATTTGTTGGACGGTGATTTAGCAAGTAATTCATTGAGCTGGCAATGGGTTGCTGGCTCTAACAGCAATAAGAAGTATTTTGCGAACCAAGAGAACATCAACAAATATTGTAATACGCATCAATCAGGCACTTTTTTAGATGTGCCCTATGAAGCATTTAACGACTTCGACATTCCTGAACGCCTAATTTCTACTGTCTCGTTTCATAAAGAAACGCCCTTACCTACTAGCGATACATTAGCACTTAATACCGAAGTTCCCACACTGCTATATTCCTATTATAACTTAGATCCAAAGTGGCGAGAAGATGCCGATGCTAATCGAATATTAATCTTAGAACCGTCCTTATTTAAACAGTTCCCAGTGTCGAAATCATGCATTGATTTTACTTTAAAGCTAGGTGAAAATATCCCCGGACTTCAGGTTTTTGTAGGTGAGTTTGATGATTTCATAGCTAGCTATTCACCCAATGAAATATACTACAAAGAACATCCCACCAATTCTCACTTTGAAGGTCATGAAGATACTCGTGATTGGATGTTTGATGTAAAAGGATACTATCCTTCATTTTTCAAGTTTTGGAATTTGGCTAAAAAAGAGCTTAAACAATTGGAGGCATAGGCTTTGAAAAAAGAACATCTCCCGCAGAAAATATGTCCGATTTGTAGTCGCCCATTTACTTGGCGCAAAAAATGGGAACGCGTGTGGGATGATGTGAAGTATTGCAGCGAACGATGTCGCCGAAATAAACAAAAGGCCTTAACAAAAGCTACTTCATGACCACCATTGTACTAATATTCCCCCATCAACTTTTTGAAGAATCTCCATTATTTGAAGTAGATGCCTCCTTCTTTCTTATTGAAGAGGACCTCTTTTTTAATCAGTATAAGTTTCATAAACAGAAAATTGCCTTTCATAGGGCTTCCATGAAGTTCTATGAATCATACTTAGCGGATCAGGGAAAAGAAACGCACTATATAGAAGCCACCGATGAGTTATCCGATATAAGAAAACTGATCATGCATCTAGCGAAAGAGCGGGGTGTTGAAACTATACACTATATAGATCCTACTGACTACTATTTATCGAAGCGGATCAAAGAAACGGCTAAGGAGTTTGATATTGAATTACAAGAATCAGAGAGCCCGTTATTCCTTAATAGCCGAGAAGATTTAAAAGACTGGTTCGGTGGTAAGAACAAGAAGTTTTTCCATTCCTCTTTCTATAAAGATGAACGCAAGAAAAAGGGCATTTTATTAGAAGGTGAAGACTCTCCCATGGGAGGACAATGGAGCTTCGATGAAGACAATCGAAAAAAATATCCCAAGGATAAACAACCACCAGAGGTTGAGTTTCCAAATGAGAGCTTATTTTATAAAGAGGCCAGAACGTATGTTGAGGGACACTTCGAGGATAACTATGGGGAATTAGCTGAAATACAGCTCTATCCGATTGACTTTGAAAGTTCTAAAGAATGGCTTCAACAATTTTTTAAAACCCGTTTTGATGAATTTGGTCCTTACGAAGATGCCATCCTTTCTAACAAAAGAATACTAAACCATAGTGTACTAAGCCCTTTGATGAATGTAGGATTACTTAATCCTCAATTCGTTATTCAAGAAGCCTTAGATTATGCCGAGCAGCATGATATTCGTATCAATTCGTTGGAAGGAATTATTCGACAAATAATTGGCTGGCGTGAATTTATTCGTGGTCTTTATGAAAAGAAGGGTATTCAACAGCGAACTACCAATTATTGGAATTTTAAGCGATCTATACCTACCTCTTTTTATGATGGAAGCACAGGTATCCCACCCATCGATGATGCAATCCAAAAAGTATTGAAAACGGGATACAACCATCACATTGAACGATTGATGGTGCTCGGCAACTTTATGCTACTCTGTGAATTCGATCCCGATGAAGTATATAAGTGGTTTATGGAAATGTACATTGATGCCTATGATTGGGTGATGGTTCCTAATGTGTATGGCATGAGTCAGTTTGCTGATGGCGGATTAATGGCCACCAAACCCTATATAAGTAGCAGTAATTACATTAAGAAAATGAGTGATTATGGAAAAGCCGACTGGAACGATGTTTGGGACGGGCTCTTTTGGCGGTTTATGCATGTTCACCGAGATTTCTTTGACGGCAATCCACGTTTAAATATGCTACTCAGTAATTTGGATAAAATGAGTGAAGAGACTTTGAATGCTCATCTCAAAAAAGCAGAAGACTTCCTAGAAAGTTTAGATTCGTAAATATTTTTTAAAACTGATATAGCTCTGTAACCACATCCTGCCCATGAAGTAAGAGTCATCTTAAATTTTCGACTCTAGCTTATGACAGTACAACATCAAAAACCATCTCAGAATACATCTAATATATTAATTGATGTACTCGCACTGTGTACATTCAGCTTTCTCGCATTATATCCATGGATTGGATTTCCTTGGAAAGTGCCCATTGTAGCAATACTAATATTAGCATTCACATATTATAGAGAAAGAACGGTTTGGAGCTTGGGACTTAAATCTCCATCCATTTACGAGACATTCAAGTGGGGCGTTATAACAGCGCTCATCATTGTAGTGGGAATCAGCAACTTACTAAACCCTTTGGTTCAATGGGTACTTAATGAACCTATAGATTACTCAGCATACGGGGCTTTAAAGGGTAATACATCCTTTGTAATAAACTATTGGTGGAAAGCTATGCTTAGCGCCGCCATTGCAGAGGAAATATTTTATAGGGGTTTTCTCTTTGCTTTATTAGAGAAATATTTAGCGTCGTT contains these protein-coding regions:
- a CDS encoding FAD-binding domain-containing protein, giving the protein MFPTTYTDIVKRIETVDPISYGKTRNYIDGDVSYLSPYISRGVISTRQVMEITLERGFQTSEIQKFLQELAWRDYWQLIWLSKGAQIFEDLRHPQPQVQHHDVPSALINANTGIEAIDTAIEEFYQTGYLHNHVRMYIASIACNIGKAHWWAPSQWMYYHLLDGDLASNSLSWQWVAGSNSNKKYFANQENINKYCNTHQSGTFLDVPYEAFNDFDIPERLISTVSFHKETPLPTSDTLALNTEVPTLLYSYYNLDPKWREDADANRILILEPSLFKQFPVSKSCIDFTLKLGENIPGLQVFVGEFDDFIASYSPNEIYYKEHPTNSHFEGHEDTRDWMFDVKGYYPSFFKFWNLAKKELKQLEA
- a CDS encoding DUF2256 domain-containing protein, translating into MKKEHLPQKICPICSRPFTWRKKWERVWDDVKYCSERCRRNKQKALTKATS
- a CDS encoding cryptochrome/photolyase family protein — translated: MTTIVLIFPHQLFEESPLFEVDASFFLIEEDLFFNQYKFHKQKIAFHRASMKFYESYLADQGKETHYIEATDELSDIRKLIMHLAKERGVETIHYIDPTDYYLSKRIKETAKEFDIELQESESPLFLNSREDLKDWFGGKNKKFFHSSFYKDERKKKGILLEGEDSPMGGQWSFDEDNRKKYPKDKQPPEVEFPNESLFYKEARTYVEGHFEDNYGELAEIQLYPIDFESSKEWLQQFFKTRFDEFGPYEDAILSNKRILNHSVLSPLMNVGLLNPQFVIQEALDYAEQHDIRINSLEGIIRQIIGWREFIRGLYEKKGIQQRTTNYWNFKRSIPTSFYDGSTGIPPIDDAIQKVLKTGYNHHIERLMVLGNFMLLCEFDPDEVYKWFMEMYIDAYDWVMVPNVYGMSQFADGGLMATKPYISSSNYIKKMSDYGKADWNDVWDGLFWRFMHVHRDFFDGNPRLNMLLSNLDKMSEETLNAHLKKAEDFLESLDS
- a CDS encoding CPBP family intramembrane glutamic endopeptidase: MTVQHQKPSQNTSNILIDVLALCTFSFLALYPWIGFPWKVPIVAILILAFTYYRERTVWSLGLKSPSIYETFKWGVITALIIVVGISNLLNPLVQWVLNEPIDYSAYGALKGNTSFVINYWWKAMLSAAIAEEIFYRGFLFALLEKYLASFKYKGVIIVVSTAIFFAAAHNFQGISGMFGILAAALVFGGMYYKSGKNLYAMILAHALVDTWGLFSLYHGGIKLFF